The following are encoded in a window of Geoanaerobacter pelophilus genomic DNA:
- a CDS encoding gp436 family protein: protein MPYCTVDDIKSKRIPEQTLIMLTDDQALEQIDTAVVDGIIADADEVIDGYLRGRYELPLATVPGMIKTLSVDISAYNLYGRRSEFETPKTVNDKHAVALKILGSIQKGEIKLGAAGVQSPETATANDGMLMNAPTRLFTEEDLSRY from the coding sequence ATGCCTTACTGCACGGTCGACGACATCAAGAGCAAGCGGATCCCCGAGCAGACCCTGATCATGTTAACCGATGACCAGGCTCTGGAACAGATCGATACCGCTGTGGTCGACGGGATTATTGCCGATGCCGACGAGGTGATCGACGGCTATCTCAGGGGGAGGTATGAACTCCCCCTGGCGACTGTGCCTGGCATGATCAAAACTCTGTCGGTTGATATCTCGGCTTATAACCTCTATGGCCGCAGGTCGGAGTTTGAAACCCCTAAGACAGTCAACGACAAACACGCAGTTGCCCTAAAAATTCTTGGTTCCATCCAGAAGGGTGAAATCAAGCTAGGTGCTGCTGGTGTGCAGTCTCCTGAAACTGCAACCGCAAACGATGGCATGCTCATGAATGCCCCGACCAGATTGTTCACTGAAGAAGATTTAAGCCGGTATTAA